One Bradyrhizobium zhanjiangense DNA segment encodes these proteins:
- a CDS encoding MexW/MexI family multidrug efflux RND transporter permease subunit: protein MAFTDIFIKRPVLSVVVSLLILLIGLRAAMVLPIRQYPKLSNTVINITTVYPGASADLIQGFITTPIEQAVASAEGVDYITSSSVLGTSTIQVYIKLNFDPNQALTEVLAKTNSVKYLIPKESNDPIVTKTTGQTTAVMYLGFSSEELSGSAISDYLTRVVQPVLSTVDGVASADILGGQTFAMRLWLDPVKMAGRNVSPADVAAAITANNFQSAAGQAKGYLIVSNVSTNTGLTDVNQFKKMIVKAKDGGFVRMEDIATVELAAQSTDASVAFNGEHAIFIGVQATPQGNPLTLVKGVRALFPELERNLPPSMKMKVAYDSTKFIQSSIDEVEKTLGEAVIIVIVVIFLFLASLRSVIIPVVTIPLSMIGVCTLMLALGFSFNLLTLLAMVLAIGLVVDDAIVVVENIHRHLEEGKTPVQASLQGAREIVGPVISMTITLAAVYAPIGFLGGLTGSLFREFAFTLAGSVIVSGVIALTLSPMMCSVLLKNTEEGRFAKLVNRVFGAITRWYGRKLDRSLDYKAITGLFAVTILGLVGFLYMHTSKELAPEEDQGIVFAVTKAPKYANIDYVDFYGEKLDKEFQKFPETDLRFVLNGINGPQGGIAGMLLKPWDERKRSSIQLKPLVQAELSKIEGVQAFAFNLPPLPGGPGGLPIQMVINSTAGFQTVYEQMEKLKDAARKSGMFIVSDSDLAYNQPNVKVTIDRTKAQDLGVNMQNLGSTLAVLLGGNYINRFNLEGRSYQVIPQVPRGKRLSPESLGGYYVTTNTGQQLPLSTVVSIETKTDPNSLTHYNQLNSATFSAVPMPGVTVGAAVDFLEGEAKKLPQGFSHDYLADSRQYVQEGNQLAITFGFALIIIFLVLAAQFESLRDPLVIMISVPMAIVGALIPLFFGAATMNIYTQVGLLTLVGLITKHGILMVEFANELQVNERLDRRSAIEMSARIRLRPILMTTAAMVTGLIPLLTATGAGAASRFSIGLVVVAGMSIGTLFTLFVLPAVYVVLATDHRAAADSERNKQVADLDLGSDKALRPT, encoded by the coding sequence ATGGCCTTTACCGACATTTTCATCAAGCGACCGGTCCTGTCGGTCGTTGTTAGCCTGCTGATCCTGCTGATCGGCTTGCGCGCGGCGATGGTGCTGCCGATCCGGCAATATCCCAAGCTATCGAACACGGTCATCAACATCACGACCGTCTATCCCGGCGCATCCGCGGACCTGATCCAGGGCTTCATCACGACGCCGATCGAGCAGGCGGTCGCTTCCGCCGAGGGCGTCGACTACATCACCTCGTCCTCGGTGCTCGGCACCTCGACGATCCAGGTCTACATCAAGCTGAACTTCGATCCGAACCAGGCGCTCACCGAGGTGCTGGCCAAGACGAACTCGGTCAAATACCTGATCCCGAAAGAATCCAACGACCCGATCGTCACCAAGACCACGGGCCAGACCACGGCCGTGATGTATCTCGGCTTCTCGTCCGAGGAGCTATCGGGCTCGGCGATCTCGGATTATCTGACGCGCGTGGTGCAGCCGGTGCTGTCGACCGTCGACGGCGTGGCCTCGGCCGACATTCTTGGTGGTCAGACCTTCGCGATGCGGCTGTGGCTTGATCCCGTGAAGATGGCCGGCCGCAATGTGTCACCGGCCGACGTCGCCGCCGCGATCACTGCCAACAACTTCCAGTCTGCGGCGGGCCAGGCCAAGGGCTATCTCATCGTCTCGAACGTCTCGACGAATACGGGCCTGACCGACGTCAACCAGTTCAAGAAGATGATCGTCAAGGCCAAGGACGGCGGCTTCGTGCGGATGGAGGACATCGCCACCGTCGAACTTGCGGCCCAGAGCACCGATGCGAGCGTTGCCTTCAACGGCGAGCACGCGATCTTCATCGGCGTGCAGGCAACGCCGCAGGGCAATCCGCTGACGCTGGTCAAGGGCGTGCGCGCGCTGTTCCCTGAGCTCGAACGCAATTTGCCCCCGTCGATGAAGATGAAGGTCGCCTACGACTCGACCAAGTTCATCCAATCCTCAATCGACGAGGTGGAGAAGACGCTGGGCGAAGCCGTGATCATCGTGATCGTGGTCATCTTCCTGTTCCTCGCCTCGCTCCGCTCGGTGATCATTCCCGTCGTCACCATCCCGCTGTCGATGATCGGCGTCTGCACCCTGATGCTGGCGTTGGGCTTCAGCTTCAACCTCCTGACCCTGCTCGCGATGGTGCTCGCGATCGGCCTTGTGGTCGACGACGCCATCGTCGTGGTGGAGAACATCCACCGCCATCTGGAGGAGGGCAAGACGCCGGTCCAGGCGTCGCTGCAGGGCGCGCGCGAAATTGTCGGGCCGGTCATCTCGATGACCATCACGCTCGCCGCCGTGTACGCGCCGATCGGCTTCCTTGGCGGTCTCACCGGTTCGCTGTTCCGCGAATTCGCGTTCACCCTCGCGGGCTCGGTGATCGTGTCGGGCGTGATCGCGCTGACGCTGTCGCCGATGATGTGCTCGGTGCTGCTGAAGAACACCGAAGAGGGCCGCTTCGCCAAGCTCGTGAACCGGGTGTTCGGTGCGATCACGCGGTGGTACGGGCGCAAGCTCGATCGCTCGTTGGACTACAAGGCGATCACCGGCCTGTTCGCGGTGACGATCCTCGGCCTGGTCGGCTTCCTCTACATGCACACCTCGAAGGAGCTGGCGCCGGAGGAAGACCAGGGCATCGTGTTTGCGGTGACCAAGGCGCCGAAATACGCCAACATCGACTATGTCGATTTCTATGGCGAGAAGCTCGACAAGGAATTCCAGAAATTCCCCGAGACCGATCTGCGTTTCGTGCTGAACGGCATCAACGGCCCGCAGGGCGGCATCGCCGGCATGCTCTTGAAGCCCTGGGACGAGCGCAAGCGTTCGTCGATCCAGCTGAAGCCGCTGGTGCAGGCCGAGCTCTCAAAGATCGAGGGCGTGCAGGCCTTCGCCTTCAACCTGCCGCCGCTGCCGGGCGGACCGGGTGGTCTGCCGATTCAGATGGTGATCAATTCCACCGCCGGCTTCCAGACGGTCTATGAGCAGATGGAGAAGCTGAAGGACGCCGCGCGCAAGAGCGGCATGTTCATCGTCTCCGACAGCGACCTCGCCTACAACCAGCCGAACGTGAAGGTCACGATCGACCGCACCAAGGCGCAGGACCTCGGCGTCAACATGCAGAACCTCGGCTCTACGCTCGCGGTGCTGCTTGGCGGCAACTACATCAACCGCTTCAACCTCGAGGGCCGCTCCTACCAGGTGATCCCGCAGGTGCCACGCGGCAAGCGTCTGTCGCCGGAATCGCTCGGCGGCTACTATGTGACGACCAACACCGGTCAGCAGCTCCCGCTGTCGACGGTGGTGTCGATCGAGACCAAGACCGACCCAAATTCGCTGACGCATTATAATCAGTTGAACTCGGCGACGTTCTCGGCCGTGCCCATGCCCGGCGTGACCGTTGGTGCGGCGGTCGACTTCCTCGAAGGCGAGGCCAAAAAGCTGCCGCAAGGCTTCAGTCACGACTATTTGGCCGATAGCAGGCAATACGTGCAGGAAGGCAACCAGCTCGCCATCACCTTCGGCTTCGCGCTGATCATCATCTTCCTGGTGCTGGCCGCGCAGTTCGAGAGCTTGCGTGACCCGCTGGTCATCATGATCTCGGTGCCGATGGCGATCGTCGGTGCGCTGATCCCGCTGTTCTTCGGCGCGGCGACGATGAACATCTACACCCAGGTCGGCCTGCTCACCCTGGTCGGCCTGATCACCAAGCACGGCATCCTGATGGTGGAGTTCGCCAACGAGCTCCAGGTCAACGAGCGGCTCGACCGCCGCTCGGCCATCGAGATGTCGGCCCGCATCCGCCTGCGGCCGATCCTGATGACCACGGCCGCGATGGTGACGGGCCTGATCCCGCTCCTGACCGCGACCGGCGCGGGCGCGGCCAGCCGCTTCTCGATCGGTCTGGTCGTCGTCGCCGGCATGTCGATCGGCACGCTGTTCACGCTGTTCGTGCTGCCGGCGGTCTACGTGGTGCTGGCGACCGACCATCGCGCGGCGGCCGATTCGGAGCGGAACAAGCAGGTGGCCGATCTCGACCTCGGCTCCGACAAGGCCCTGCGGCCGACCTG
- a CDS encoding efflux RND transporter periplasmic adaptor subunit — translation MNIVAEHKISGQPIDNKAPKRPVRPVRWFIIVGTLLAVLVGGLVWFNYFRGQMIKQFFANNKPPPVAVSAAEAKSEVVPNLLTAVGGLAAVHQVDVSADVNGRVTEIKFEPGTRVEAGTPLVQLFDTPEQGDLANYKAQATVAQLSLDRAKQLASRQFGPQATVDQAQAAYDQAQAGIAKTEALISQKLVRAPFSGDLGMRKVEVGQYLTAGTAIVSLTDLSELWANFTVTEKDSGSLKVGQVVRLKVDAYPGRTFEGKITTIEPQISTDTRNIRVQATIANPERILKPGMFVTTTVVLPDKPAVTTVPETAVDYTLYGDSVFVITEKKEEDGKTSLSAVRTFVQTGNRVEGRVEIVKGLKPGDKVVAVGQLKLQSGAAVSISTDPAPAIPAQPPRY, via the coding sequence ATGAACATCGTAGCCGAACACAAGATTTCGGGCCAACCGATCGACAACAAGGCTCCCAAGCGTCCGGTCAGGCCGGTGCGCTGGTTCATCATCGTCGGCACGCTTCTGGCCGTGCTCGTCGGTGGTCTCGTCTGGTTCAATTATTTCCGCGGCCAGATGATCAAGCAGTTCTTCGCCAACAACAAGCCGCCGCCGGTCGCCGTCAGCGCCGCCGAGGCGAAGTCCGAAGTGGTGCCGAACCTGCTCACCGCGGTCGGCGGCCTTGCCGCCGTGCACCAGGTCGACGTCTCCGCCGACGTCAACGGTCGCGTCACCGAGATCAAGTTCGAGCCAGGTACGCGTGTCGAAGCCGGCACGCCGCTGGTGCAGCTGTTCGACACGCCCGAGCAGGGCGATCTCGCCAACTACAAGGCGCAGGCGACCGTCGCCCAGCTGTCGCTCGACCGCGCCAAGCAGCTGGCCTCGCGTCAGTTCGGTCCGCAGGCGACCGTCGACCAGGCGCAGGCCGCCTACGACCAGGCGCAGGCGGGCATCGCCAAGACCGAGGCGCTGATCTCGCAGAAGCTGGTGCGCGCGCCGTTCTCCGGCGATCTCGGCATGCGCAAGGTCGAGGTCGGCCAGTATCTGACGGCCGGCACCGCCATCGTGTCGCTGACCGATCTGTCGGAGCTTTGGGCCAACTTCACGGTGACGGAAAAGGATTCCGGCAGCCTCAAGGTTGGACAGGTTGTGCGGTTGAAGGTCGATGCCTATCCGGGCCGCACCTTCGAGGGCAAGATCACCACGATCGAGCCGCAAATCTCGACCGACACCCGCAACATCCGCGTGCAGGCAACGATTGCCAATCCGGAGAGGATCCTGAAGCCGGGCATGTTCGTGACCACCACGGTGGTGTTGCCAGACAAGCCGGCCGTGACCACCGTGCCGGAGACGGCGGTCGACTACACGCTGTACGGCGACTCGGTGTTCGTGATCACCGAGAAGAAGGAAGAGGACGGCAAGACCAGCCTCTCCGCGGTGCGCACCTTCGTGCAGACCGGCAACCGGGTCGAAGGTCGCGTCGAGATCGTCAAGGGCCTGAAGCCGGGCGACAAGGTCGTCGCCGTGGGCCAGCTCAAGCTGCAATCGGGCGCGGCGGTGTCGATCTCGACCGATCCGGCCCCGGCAATCCCGGCGCAGCCGCCGCGCTACTGA